The genomic DNA TTCATCGCGGGATACGTGCTCGTACTGGCCCTGCTCGGCCCGCTGATCGCCAGCCGCTCGGAGTCGATCATGAGGCTGCTCCCCGGGCGGAGGGAGCCCCAGGAGCGGCCCGTCTCCTGAGCCGTTCCGCCCGGGGTGCGGGGGCGCGGCCCGCCGCCTTCTCACCCCGGGCACGCGAGGGCGCTCGTCAACGTCTCCTCGCACCAGGACCGGGCCGTCCGCTCACGGCTGCCTGACCCCGCCGGGATCCGGCTCCGTCGGCGGTACGTCAGCCGTCCAGGTCGCGTGCCCACGGCGGGTTGGCTCCGGCCACCGAGCAGGTGAGCGCGGCGACGCGGACGGCGAAGGCCGCCGCGTCCCGGGCCTGGTCGAGGCTCAGGGCGTCGAGTCGTCCACCGAGCAGGCCGGAGGTGTGCAGCCGGTGCAGGAGGCCGGCGGTGAAGGAGTCGCCGGCGCCGACGGTGTCCACCACGTCCGTGGCGGGCGCGGGCACCGTCGCGCGCCTGCCGTCCAGGGAGACGGTCACCCCATGGGAGCCGCGGGTCACCACGATCAGGCGGGCGCCCGCGGCGTGCCAGGTGTCGCAGACCCGGTCGAGGGCCTCCCCGGGGTGGATGCACCGCAGGTCGTCGTCGCTCAGCTTGACGACGTCGGCCAGTGCGCACCACCGGGGCATCCGCTCCCGGTAGACGGCCGGGTCGATCAGGCCGGCGCGCACGTTGGGGTCGATCGACACGGTGGCCCAGCCGGCGACCTGGCCCAGCAGCCTCTCGATGTGCTCGGCGCCGGGGGCGCGGACCAGGGCGAGGGAACCGGTGTGCAGGCAGGAGACGTCGCCGAACCGTTCGGCGGTCAGCTCCGCCTCGCTCCACGCCCAGTCGGCGGCGCCCTCAGCGTGGAAGGAGTAGCCGGCCTGTCCTGACTCGTCCAGGGTGGCCACCGCCAGCGTGCTGGGCTCGTCGGCGGTGACGCAGCCGGTCAGGTCGACTCCGGAGGCCTCCAGATGGGTGCGGAACAGGCCGCCGAAGGAGTCACGGGAGATGCGCCCGAAGAACCGGGTGGGGGTGCCGAGACGGGAGAGGGCCACGGCGGTGTTCGCGGGGCTGCCGCCGGGCAGGACACGCAGGATGAGCTCGCCCTGCGACGCGCTCCCGGTCGCGAAGGCGTCGGCGACGCACTCGCCGAGCACGGCGACCTTGGTGGAGTCCATTAACCTGCCTTTCGAAAGGGCCGGGCGACACGCATCCGGCTCCGGCCAGATGGGAACGGGTCCTCTCCAGGGACTCTGCGATGCTGGCGCTGTGCCGCTCACATCCTTCACCCCGGAGCCCGTCACACCCGACCCGACCCGCCGCACGCCGCATCCGCTGCTCACCCAGTCGTGGCTCGACATGGCGTTCCTGCACTGGGCCGCGGATCCGGCCGACGTGGCACCCCTGCTGCCGGCCGGGACCGTCCCCGACACCCTCGACGGATCGACCTACGTCGGTCTCGTCGCCTTCCGGATGCACCGCATCGGATGGTTCCGCCTCCCCGGCATCCCCTATCTGGGCACCTTCCCCGAGACCAACGTCCGCCTCTACACGGTCGACGCCCACGGGAGGCGCGGCGTGGCCTTCCGGTCGCTCGACGCCGCCCGCCTGATCCCGGTGATGGTCGCGCGTGCCGCCTTCCGGCTCCCATACCTGTGGTCACGGATGGCCGTCCGCCACGACGGCGACGTCATCACCTACACCGGAACCCGTCGCTGGCCGGGGCCGCGTGGCGCGCACAGCCGGATCGTCATCCG from Streptosporangium sp. NBC_01756 includes the following:
- a CDS encoding carbohydrate kinase family protein, encoding MDSTKVAVLGECVADAFATGSASQGELILRVLPGGSPANTAVALSRLGTPTRFFGRISRDSFGGLFRTHLEASGVDLTGCVTADEPSTLAVATLDESGQAGYSFHAEGAADWAWSEAELTAERFGDVSCLHTGSLALVRAPGAEHIERLLGQVAGWATVSIDPNVRAGLIDPAVYRERMPRWCALADVVKLSDDDLRCIHPGEALDRVCDTWHAAGARLIVVTRGSHGVTVSLDGRRATVPAPATDVVDTVGAGDSFTAGLLHRLHTSGLLGGRLDALSLDQARDAAAFAVRVAALTCSVAGANPPWARDLDG
- a CDS encoding YqjF family protein, with product MPLTSFTPEPVTPDPTRRTPHPLLTQSWLDMAFLHWAADPADVAPLLPAGTVPDTLDGSTYVGLVAFRMHRIGWFRLPGIPYLGTFPETNVRLYTVDAHGRRGVAFRSLDAARLIPVMVARAAFRLPYLWSRMAVRHDGDVITYTGTRRWPGPRGAHSRIVIRAGGRIEDPTELEHFLTARWGMHNTFFGRPMYLPNTHPRWPLHRADLIECDEDLVAAAGLPDPAGQPVSVLYSPGVPVRFGRPALSR